Within the Zea mays cultivar B73 chromosome 10, Zm-B73-REFERENCE-NAM-5.0, whole genome shotgun sequence genome, the region AGAAAGACTGCCGGCCCGGGTTGCCGATAGATGATTGAGGGGGACGGGAAGAGATTCTTTGGATGGTTTTGTTTGGCTTCCTTTATTTTTTTTTCTTCCTGAGAgataaacacacacacacacaaagcaGAGACGGACGGACCGCCCTGGTTGCCTTCTGCTTCTGGTATTGGGGATTTGTGATTTTGACACACGGCGTGTATGCGTGTTTTTCCGGCCGGCCGGTGAAGGACGATGGCAGGATGGACGCGCTGAAGTGTAACAACAGCGTCCTGCCGGAGGAGACCACCGCGGACGCCGCCGGGGCGTTCGTGGAGAAAGACGGGTTCTCGGTCGAGGACCTGCTTGACCTGGAGGAGTTCGCCGAGCCTGACAAGGACGTCGCCGAACGCGAGGATGACGACGCGCCACCGGCAGCCGCCGCGGCCGCGGAGAGGTCGAAAGCGGACTCGCAGCCGTCGTCGGTCGTGAAGTACGACCTCCCtccgctgctgccgccgccgccggagaTGGTTGACCTGCCGGTGAGTTGTTTAGGCGCGCCGTCCCTTGACCGCTTCTATTCGTGTGGAAAGGCGTCGTCGTATCCACAGGGTTAACTTCGGAAACTGCGATTAATTTATGCTGCTCTTGCGTTCCCGCAGTCGCACGACGTCGAGGAGCTGGAGTGGGTCTCCCGTATCATGGACGACTCGCTCTCCGAGCTGCAGCCCCAGGCGCAGCCGAAGCCGGCCGCTGCTGTGGTCGCGTCGTCGGCAGCGCGGCCCCCTCTGGCGCAGCAGCGGCGTCCGTTCGCGCACGACGGTACATAccgggcggtggcggcggcgccgCCGCAGGCCGGCCCGCAGCGGACGCCGACCATATGCGCGCTGTCAACGGAGGCGATGATACCGGTGAAGGCGAAGCGCAGCAAGCGGTCGCGGGGCCCGGGGTGGTCGAGGCCGGGCGCCTCGTTCCTGCCCGACTCGGCCTCGTCCTCGTCGACCACAACCACTTCCTCGTGCTCCTCGTCAGGTTCCATCTCGCCGTTCCTCCGTCTAGACTCGTCCCCGTTCGGCGGCGGGCTGGAGCTCGGCGAGGGCCTTTTCAGCTACGGCCACCTCCTGCCGCGGCCGCCGTCGAAGAAGTCCAAGCACGGTGGCAAGGGCAGCAAGCACAGGCCCAAGAAGCGCGGGCGGAAGCCGAAGCACCTCCCCCCTCCCCACCCGTCCGCGGCCGCGTCGCAGCCCGGGCCCAGCGACCGGCGCTGCAGCCACTGTGGCGTGCAGAAGACCCCGCAGTGGCGTGCGGGCCCCGAGGGCGCCAAGACGCTGTGCAACGCGTGCGGCGTCCGCTACAAGTCGGGCCGGCTCCTCCCCGAGTACCGCCCGGCGTGCAGCCCCACGTTCGTGAGCAGCATCCACTCCAACTCCCACCGCAAGGTCCTCGAGATGCGCCGCAAGAAGGAGGGCGGCATGGTTGCCACCGCCGCGCCGGCCGTGGCGTCGTTCTAAGCTTGTGCCCACCCTGTCAGCGAAGGAGCCGCAAGGAGGGCGGCATGGAGGCTGGCCACGCAGCGGTGGCTGTACATTTTTTTTCCCCGGACGTAATAGCCTTGTACCGTACCTGAACTACCCTCCCTTTCTCTTGCTAGTATCGTCGTCGTAATCCCCCGGCTGGGTTATTAATTAGAGTTTAGGAGTCTCGATTAGGTCAGGTCAGGTCAGGTTTAGCTTTGGTTCCGGTTAGGGTTCTACTGCGGCGGCAGAAGCGGCCCAGCAACTAGCGCAGAACTTTAATTCCTAGCAAGCATTTATAAAGTCAGTTTTTATTTCATCTTCCTTTCTCCGAGCTAGGTGTAGGAgtggctggtgctggtgctggtgttGGAATTGAGAAGGTAGAAAATGTCGCCCAAGGAAGGAGAGGGCACATTGCAGTTGGACAGGCGCATGTTGCGTGCACCCTTGGTTACGTCACATGTTGTGACCCGTAACGACATGATGTGGTTACTTACTTTAGGAGAGCGGAATGGTGACAGCCCGCCCCAGTTTAGAGCATGTTTGAATCTCGGCGGTTAAAAATTAGCATTGGATGCTAAGTCAGGACTAGATGTAAACTATACAAGCTAATGACAGGCTAGTTATTATGATTAATAGTCACTCTGTGTGTGAGGTAAAAGATGTGGGAACACCAACAACTCGTTGGAAGAAAGCTCCTCCCTTGGTTTTGGTTGTGCCTGCGACACCAACTGCAGCTTTGTGTAAATGGTCTCTCTGACTCTTACCTGGCAGAGGCATAGGAGAAATGAACATCATCATCTAGCTCTTGAAGCTCCCCTGGCCCTGTCGGCTGGTGCCATAGGACATAGGCTTCCGTGCCGGCTCGGATTTTTATTTCTTCACGCTGCATCATCGACATCGTCGCACAAGCTTTTGGCGCAGGAGCGCACATCGGCACAGCCCCTGACAATCTGCGAGAGCGAGATGCTCTCCTCGCCCGCTCCTGCGGCCATATACTCTCGCTCTCGCCCTGTCAACTGTCTTGCGGCAAGCCGGCAGCAGCAGCGGGCCAGGCCAACGGGCATCCGCTCGACAGCACAAGCGCTCGAAATTTCCACGGAGATagatttttctctctctctctctcgcccatCCCATCGCTCTCAGCGACCCTGCTGAGCGAGAGTTTAGTGGTGGCACAGTCACTTGGCGGACCCAGCTCGCAACTTACTTCCAACCGAACCAGGACGGTAATGGCGATTGGATTGGTGGGGGGCGTGGACGTGGTGACCGCGACCCGGGGTTTTTCTTCTTCTGCTGACCTCGCTCGCTTCGCGATTGCACCGGTGGCGACGACTGAGGAGGTCCACCGGCGCTGCGCTCCTCCACTTGGCCGGCTGCCGCAGCCCTGCCGCCG harbors:
- the LOC100275354 gene encoding uncharacterized protein LOC100275354; this translates as MLHQTTLIPPSVSAASSSPFLHAATTAPAPGGGSCTPAFLRGASAMPSYAHHRSSPLDDGRMDALKCNNSVLPEETTADAAGAFVEKDGFSVEDLLDLEEFAEPDKDVAEREDDDAPPAAAAAAERSKADSQPSSVVKYDLPPLLPPPPEMVDLPSHDVEELEWVSRIMDDSLSELQPQAQPKPAAAVVASSAARPPLAQQRRPFAHDGTYRAVAAAPPQAGPQRTPTICALSTEAMIPVKAKRSKRSRGPGWSRPGASFLPDSASSSSTTTTSSCSSSGSISPFLRLDSSPFGGGLELGEGLFSYGHLLPRPPSKKSKHGGKGSKHRPKKRGRKPKHLPPPHPSAAASQPGPSDRRCSHCGVQKTPQWRAGPEGAKTLCNACGVRYKSGRLLPEYRPACSPTFVSSIHSNSHRKVLEMRRKKEGGMVATAAPAVASF